The Cupriavidus necator DNA window ACCGGGAACACGTTCAGCCTGTGGAACAGGTCCGCGCGCAGCTTGCCGTCGGCCACCGCATCTTCAGGGTTGCGGTTGGTGGCGGCCAGCACGCGCACATCGGCATGGCATTCGCGGTTGGTGCCCACGCGCATGAAGGTGCCGGTCTCCAGCACGCGCAGCAGCTTGACCTGCAGCTCGGCGGGCATCTCGGTGATCTCGTCCAGGAACAGAGTGCCGCCGTCGGCGCGCTCGAAATAGCCCTTGTGCTGGCGGTCCGCGCCGGTAAAGCTGCCGCGCTCGTGGCCGAACATCTCGCTTTCAATCAGCGTGGGCGAGATCGCGCCGCAGTTGACCGCCAGGAACGGCTGCCGCCGCCGCGACGAGAGCTCGTGCACGGTCTGCGCGGCCAGTTCCTTGCCGGTGCCGCTTTCGCCGATCAGCAGTACCGTGGCTTCAGTCGGGGCCACGCGGGCAAGCTGGTCGTAGACCACCTGCATCACTTCGGAACTGCCCATCAGCCGGCCGAAACGGCCGTAGCGGCGCAACTCGCCGCGCAGCGAATGGATCTCGGCGCGCAACTCGCCGGTGGTGGCCAGGCGCCTGAGCACGGTCTGCAGCCGCGCCACGTTGATGGGCTTGACCAGGTAATCGGTGGCACCGGCGCGCAGCGCTTCGACCGCGCTTTCCACACTGGCATAACCGGTCGTGAGGATCACTTCGACGCCCGAGGCGCCAACCTCGTCGAACAGCTCCATGCCGTTGCCGTCCGGCAGGCGCAGGTCCGCCACAATCGCCTCCGGCATGCGCCAGCCGATCTGCAGCCGTGCCTCGCGCAGGGTGCCCGCCGTGGCGGAGCTGAAGCCTTCCATGGCCACGATCTCGGCTAGCGCGGCACATGCGTTTTCGTCGTCATCGACAATCAGGATGTGGGGCATACGATCCGTCAGTGAGACCTATTGGAAACTTGGGCGAAATCCGCTGGCGCCTCCGTTCGCGGGCCACGGCGGTCACGCTGCCGGGCTCGGGCACGCCCGCCGCCACGCTCCATGCAAGGCGTGGCGCGACAGGCACAGGGGCGGCACGGGTCTCGACTGCGACATTGTCAGTCGGTTGCACAAGTCCACTGCGTAATGCCAGTCTAAGCGCGGGCAGGCACGGTCGTTGCCGGTGTCCGTCTGACACAGCTGTCGGATGTTTCCGCGCGGGCTCAGACACCTATGGCAAGCCCCTGCGCCAAAGGCTAGCATAGGAACTTCTCACGACAAGCCCGCCCCCGACCGAGGCCTTCATTGTGCCCGTGACCGCCAGCACATCGCGGCGCAGCAACGCCGCTCTCTCTGGGCAGCCCGCCAGCCACGCCGCCAGCACATCCGAGCCGGCGCGCGAGCCCGCGCCGCGCCGTGCCATACCCTCGCAGGTGTCGCTGCTGTGGGAAAGCGCGTCGCCCGCCATGCAACGCCTGCTGGCCCAGATCGAGCGCGTGGCGCCCACCGATGTCACCATGCTTGCGGTAGGCGAAAGCGGCTCCGGCAAGGAAGTGGTGGCGCGCGCGGTACATGAGCGCAGCGCGCGCCGCAACGGCCCCTTCATTGCGGTCAACTGCGGGGCGATCCAACCCACACTGATCGAGTCGGAACTGTTCGGCCACGAGAAAGGCGGCTTTACCGGCGCGATCGAGCAGAAGGCAGGCTACTTCGAGCAGGCCCATGGGGGCACGCTGTTTCTCGACGAAGTCACTGAAATGCCGCTCGAGATGCAGATCAAGTTGTTGCGGGTGCTGGAAGGCCGCACCTTCCACCGCGTCGGCGGCGACACGCCCATCGCCACCGACGTGCGCATCCTGGCAGCCACCAACCGCGACCCGGTCGAGGCAGCGCGTGCCGGCCAGTTGCGTGAAGACCTGCTGTACCGGCTGGCCGTGTTCCCACTGCATATCCCGCCGCTGCGCGAGCGGCCCGACGATATCGTGCCGCTGGCACGCCACTTCCTGGCCGAGTACAACGCCATGGAGCGCACCGACAAGGCCTTCTCGGCCGCCTCGCTGGAGCGGCTGGTGCGCTATGACTGGCCGGGCAATGTGCGCGAGCTGAAGAACGCCGTCTACCGCGCCTTTATCCTGGCCGACAAGGTCGTGGAGATCGGCAACCCCAACCTGGCCACGCAGCCGCCGCGGCCCACCACGGTAGACGGCGTGGTCAGCGTGCGCGTCGGCACCACGCTGGCCGACACCCAGCGCGAAATCATCATGGCCACGCTGGCGCGCTTTGACGGCGACAAGCGCCAGGCCGCGCGCGCGCTCGGCATCAGCCTGAAGACGCTGTACAACCGGCTGGACGCCTACCGCTCCTTGTAAGGCAGCGGCGCGGCCAGCGCGCGCGACAGGGCCTCGATCGCCAGCGGCTTGGTCAGGTAGGCATGGAAGCCGGCCAGTTCGCTGCGCCGCTGGTCTTCGGCAGTGCAGCGCCCAGTCAGCGCCAGGAACTGCACCGCGCGCGGGGCGCACGCCTGGCGCAATGCCGGCAGGACTTCAAAGCCCGACATGTCGGGCATTTCCAGGTCGAGCAGCACGCAATCCGGGCGGAATTCGGCAACCAGGTCCAGTGCCTGCTGGCCGCCATGGGCGGCGCGCGCCTCATGGCCGAGCAGGCCCAGCAGCTCGGCCATGCTGTCAGCCGAATCGGCATTGTCGTCCACCACCAGCACGCGGCGCCGCGGCACCGGCCCTGGCGGCGGCGTGCCGGCCTCGCGGCGGCGGGCGCTGGCGCGCGGCAGGATCACGGTGAAGGTGCTGCCCTTGCCCGCGCCACCGCTGTCGGCCTGGATCGCGCCGCCGTGCGCTTCCACCACGGCCTTGGCCAGCGCCAGCCCGATGCCCAGGCCGCCGCGGCTGCCGGCGCCGGCCTCCTGCGCGAACAGGTCGAAGATGCGGTCCAGCGCCGCCGGCGCGAGACCCCGGCCGGTATCCGACACGGCGGTGATGACGCGCGCTGACTCCACGCTCACATGCACGCTGACGATACCGCCGCGCGGGGTGTACTTGACCGCATTGCTGAGCAGGTTCAGCAGCACCTGCCCCAGCCGCGCGGCGTCGGCGCGCACATAGGGCGAGCTTGCCGGCAGCGCCAACACGAGCCGCTGGCCGGCGGCTTCCAGCACCGGGCGGATTGCCTCGATGCTGGTGGTTACCACGTCGTTGTACGAGGTGGGCGTCAGCTCCATCTTCAGCTTGCCGGCGGTCACGCGGCCTACGTCGAGCAGGTCGTTCACCAGCCGCTCCAGCTGGTGCAGCTGGCGGTCGATGATCCCGGCGCAGCGGCGCACGCGCGTGTCGGCATCCGGGGTCAGCTCGATCACTTCGACTGCGTTGCGCACCGCCGCCAGGGGATTGCGTAGTTCATGCGCCAGGATGGCCAGGAACGATTGCAGCCGGCGGCTGCCGGCCTCCAGCATTTCCAGCCGCAGCGCATCGCTCAGGTCGCGCACGGTCCACAGCAGGCTGGTCGGGCAGCCGGCGGCGTCGCGCACCAGCACCATGCGCGTATGGCAACGCACCACCGAGCCGTCCTTGCGTGCCACGCGCTCTTCGCCGGCCCACTGGCCGCACGCGCGCGCGGCTTCCAGCGCCGCGCGGTCGCGCCCCGCGGCGGCATCCTGGCGGGAATAGAGCAGTGCCAGCGGCTGGCCGACGGCTTCGGCCTCGACGTAGCCGGCCAGCGCCTGCGCGCCGACGTTCCAGCTGCGGATGGTGCCGTCCAGGTCAAGTTCGCACACCGCGGTGCCGGGCAGGTTTTCAGCCAGCAGCCGCATCCGGGTATCGGCGAGCCGGGCATGCTCGGATGCAGCCTGCTGCACGGTAATGTCGCGGCACGACACGATAAAGCCGGCGGCCTGGCCTGCCGCGGACTCCACGGACGAGGCATCGCCATGCCTGGCCGCTACGTCCGGCCCGTCGGCAGCGCCAATGGCCCGCATGAGGCAGGACGCCTGCAACAGGCTGCCGTCGCGCCGCACGCGCCAGCCCTGGTCGCGCGCGCTGCCTCCGAGTGCGGCCGCCTGCAGCCATTGCTGCGGCAGGCCGGCAGCGACATCGTCAGGACGATGCAGGCAGGAAAAGTGACGGCCGGTGATTTCCTCGGCGCTGTAGCCGAACACGCGCCGCGCGGCATCCGGCCACATCGCAATACACCCGTGCGCATCAGTCTCGAACACGGCGCAGTCTTCCACCGCGTCGAGCAGGCGCCGGTACTGTGCCGCCAGCAGGAGGCCGGCATCGTCCGCCAGGGTGCAGTCCGGCTCGCCGACGAGTGACGTACGGATGCCTTTTGCCGCATGCGGCTCGGACATGAGCATACCTTCTGTGTGATGGGGAAGACAGCAGGCCCCGTGCGCGGGCGGCCTGGCGCCGCCGCCCGGCGGAGGCCCGAATGCCCGCAACTGCGGGCATTCGAGTCAATGATAGGCGTTCGCGGCCCACGCGCCACCAATGTGCGCAGCACAGGACACTAGCGCTTGTGCCGCAACTGGTACACCGCGGCAACCGCGGCGGAGGCGCCCACCACCAGCGCAGTGGCCAGCATCGGGTGCCGCGCGGTGGTGGTGTAGGGGCAGGAGTGCAGCGCGTTGTGGCTGCCGCTGCGTTCCTGCAGGCCGCTGCCGCTGCCATACAGCGCGTTGTCCTCGAGCGGACCCGCGGGGTGATGCGTCTGTTGCGCGCGGCCCATGAAGCGGCGCATGAAGCGGTCGAAGGTGTGCGGCGCGTGGTACGCCGCGGCCGAGAACGCCTTGGCGGCAGCACCGACGAAAAGCTCGCGGCGCGGGTTCGCGGCAGCAAACAGGATCGCGTCGGCCGCCAGCGCCGGGTCATACAGCGGCGGCGGCATGCGCGGCTCGACATCGAGGAAATTCTTGGCGTGCATCGCCAGCGGCGTTTCCAGTCCGGCAGGCTTGATCAGCGTCACGCTGACCGGCGCCTGCTCCTGCTCCAGTTCCAGCCGCAGCGAATCGGTAAAGCCCTTGATCGCGTGCTGCGAGGCCGCATAGGCGCTCTGCAGCGGCAGCGGGCCGTCCGCCGCCTCGCTGCCCATGTTGATGATGGCGCCGCCGTGCTCGCGCAGGTGCGCGGCCGCCGCCAGCGAGCCATGCACGGTGCCCCAGTAGTTGGTATCGAACAGCCGCCGCTGGTCTTCCAGCGGCACGTCGCAATGGCGGCCGAAGATGGTCACGCCGGCGTTGTTGATCCAGGTATCGAAGCCACCGAAGCGCTCGATCGCAGCCTGCGCCACCTTGCCAACCTCTTCATGCTTGCCGACATCGGCCACCACGGTGATGACTTCATTGCCATGGTCGCGCAGCTCTTCGGCCAGCTGGTGCAGCGAGCCCTCGCTGCGCGCCACCAGCACCAGCCGCGCGCCCTGCTGCGCCGCCTTGCGCGCCGTCACCAGGCCCACGCCGCTGCTGGCACCGGTCAGGACGATGACCTGCGAGCCAATGTTCTTCAGGGTTGGTTTCATCGCCGCTTCTCCTCGGGGAGGCCCGGCACGGTGCCGGGCATGCCGCTGGGGAGTCGCAAGGAGCGTTCCTGTCCGGGGCGGCCCTGGCTGGCGGCGCCACGGCAGGCGGGCTGCCGCAGATTTACAACACCCGGTAAGAACCACATGGCGCGACGCGCATGGGGCTGCCGCCGGGCGCTGTAGGACGGGCGCCGATTTCAGCGGCGGCATGTGCTGCCTAAGCTGGATACATCCCACCTAACCGGCGACAGCAATGGCCAAGACCACGCGACCGACAGCGCCAAAGGATCCCGGCAAACGCCGCGCCGCGGCAAAAGGCGCCGGCAAGCCCACCGGCAAGCGCGCCAGCACGGCCCGCCCGGCGGCACGCGGCGCGCCAGCCGCCAAGGCCGCTCCCGCCGCGCTCGACAAATACCGTCGCATGCGCGACTTCGGCGCCACGCCTGAGCCCAGCGGCGCCGCGCGCACCCGCGGCAAGGTGCACAAGCGCGCCGGCGAGCTTTCCTTCGTGATCCAGAAGCACGCGGCGCGTCGGCTGCACTATGACTTTCGCCTCGAACTCGGCGGCGCGCTGAAAAGCTGGGCCGTGCCCAAGGGGCCGAGCCTGGACCCGGCCGACAAGCGCATGGCCATCCATGTCGAGGACCATCCGCTGGACTATGCCGGCTTCGAGGGCGTAATCCCCGCCGGCCACTATGGCGCCGGCACGGTCATCGTCTGGGACCGCGGCACCTGGTTGCCGGTAGGCGATGCCGAGGCCGGCTACCGCGCCGGCAAGCTGAAGTTCGAGCTGCGCGGTGAAAAGCTGCACGGTCACTGGACCCTGGTGCGCATGCACGGCAGCCGGCAGAAGGAGCAGGACGCCTGGCTGCTGATCAAGGAGCGCGACGAGACCGCCGTGCCGGCATCGGAGTTCGATGTGGTCGAGGCCTTGCCGGACAGCGTGCTGGGCGGCACGCAGCGCAAACCCGCGGCAAAGCGCGCGAAGTCCGCGCAGCCGCCTGACGAAGCCGCACCAGATGCACACGGCACGGCGAAATCCCTGAAGCCGCCGCGCGGCGCGCCGCGCGCGGCCTTGCCGCTGGCGCTGGCGCCGCAGCTGGCCACGCTGGTGGAGCAGCCTCCGTCCGACGCGCAGGCGTGGCGCTACGAGATCAAGTTCGACGGCTACCGGCTGCTGGCCCGCATCGACGGCAAGGATGTGCGCCTGTTCACGCGCCAGGGCAACGACTGGACCAGCAAGCTGCGTGCGCTGGCGCGCGACGTCGGCACCCTGGGCCTGCCCGATGGCTGGCTCGATGGCGAGATCGTGGTGCTCGGCAAGCATGGCGCGACCGACTTCCAGGCGCTGCAGAATGCCTTCGATACCGCGCGCGTCGAGGGCATCCAGTATTTCGTGTTCGACCTGCCCTACTTTGCCGGCCATGACCTGCGCAAGGTACCGCTGGTGGAGCGGCGCGCCCTGCTGCGCCGGATCTTCGCGCACAACACCTCGCCGCGCCTGCAGTTCAGCGAGGACTTCGAGGCCGGCCCTGCCGACATGCTCGAGGCAGCCTGCCGCATGAAGCTTGAAGGCGTGATCGGCAAGCGCGCCGACGCCGCCTATGTCAGCGCGCGCACCAGTACGTGGATCAAGCTGAAATGCACCTTGCGCCAGGAGTTCGTGGTGGCGGGCTTCACCGACCCGAAGGGCAGCCGCGCCGGCATCGGCTCGTTGCTGCTTGGCGTGCACGACAGCGGCGGGCGGCTGCGCTACGCGGGCAATGTCGGCACCGGCTTCGACGCGCGCACGCTGGGCGCGCTGCGCACGCAGCTGGACGCGTTGCGCGCCGATTCCGCGCCCTTTGAGAACGTGCCTGCAGGCGTAAAGGGGCACTGGGTGCGGCCAAAGCTGGTGGCCGAGGTCTCGTTCGGCAGCTGGACCCGCGAAGGCCGCGTGCGCCATGCCGTGTTCCACGGCCTGCGCACCGACAAGCCCGCGCGCGCGGTGTCGGTGGAGCGGCCGGCAACGCCGGCGGCCAACGGCAAGCCCGCGGCAACCACGGCAAAGCATGCCGGCACACGGCCGAAGGCGGCGGCAAAGCGCACCACCGCCGCCGGCGGCAAGGTCGCGATCAGCCATGCCGAGCGCGTCATCGACACAGCATCCGGCCTGACCAAGGGCGACCTGGTGCGCTACTACGAACGCGCCGCGCCGCTGATCCTGCCGCACCTGCGCGGGCGACCGATCGCGATGGTGCGCGCGCCATCGGGCGTGGGCGGCGAGCAGTTCTTCCAGCGGCATAGCGACACGCTGCGGGTGGACGGCCTCAACGTGCTCGATCCGGGCCTGTGGCCTGGGCATCCCGCGCTGCTGGAAATCGCGTCGGCCGAAGCCCTGGTGGCCGCGGCACAGCTCAATGTGGTGGAGTTCCACACCTGGAACGCCGGCAAGCGCAGCATCGAGCGCCCCAACCGCATCGTCTTCGACCTGGACCCGGGCGAAGGCGTGCCCTGGCCACAAATGCAGGAAGCCGCCGCGCTGATGAAGGCGCTGCTCGATGAACTCGGCCTCGCCAGCTTCCTGAAGACCAGTGGCGGCAAGGGGCTGCACGTGGTGGTGCCGATCACGCCGCGTGCCGGGTGGGACGAGGTGAAGGCGTTCGCGCATGACGCGGTGCGCCATGTCGCCGCCACCGTGCCGCAGCGCTTCGTGGCCAAGAGCGGTCCAAGCAACCGCGTTGGCAAGATTTTCATCGATTACCTGCGCAATGGCATAGGCGCCACCACGGTGGCGGCATTCTCGGCGCGGGCACGCCCGGGGCTGGGGGTATCGATGCCGGTGTGGTGGGAGGAACTCGATAGCCTGCAAGGCGCGGCGCAGTGGACCGTGGCCAATGCCGGCCCGAGGCTCGACGCCGTGGCGGCCGACGACCCATGGGCGGACTACGCCGAAACCCGGCAGGCGATCACGCGCGCCGCGGCGCGACTGGCACGCGCCCGATAGCCCCCCGTTCCCGCCGGAGATCCACAGCAGTCGCCAAGCGGCACATTTCTTGCCGCATCCCGGTCATGGCACACGGCCCGGCACCCCCGCCGCGTGCGCCACGTTGCACTGCTGCCAGTGCAGCGACGACATGGAGACGTGATGATGAGCCAACTCAGGATCGCCGCGAAGATTCGAGCCACCGCTGCCGCGCCACGCAACCGCCGCGCCTTGCGCCACCTGCTGGTTTCCTGCGCGATGCTGTCCTTCGCCGCCAGCCCGGTGCAGGCACGCCTGCCGGCACCGACGCCCGAGCAGCAGCTGGCCGCCGAAGCCAAGAAGTCCAAGGAAGCCGAAGCGGCCAAACAGCAGGCCGAGGCATTAAGCCGGGTCCAGGACCGGATCGCTGCGCGCTTTGGCAAGGGCGCCACCGGCGGCGGCACTACCGAGCCCGGCAAGATCCCGCAGAAAGCTGCCGAAGCGGCCGGCTCAGCCGGACCGCACGGCGGCACCTCCCCCAGCGCCGAAGCGCATGGCGGCGAGGCGGCCCGCCGCTGAAGCGGGCCACGCATGCCACGCCGTTGCCGCGCTGCGTGCCGGGCGACGCCTGCCCGGCACGCCTCTTGCCACTCTGCCAGCGCAACAGCCTGGCAAAGCCGCAGGCGTGCTGATGCATAAGGGGAATGGCGATGGACGACTTCTGTGCGCATGTAATACCTACAACCGGCGGCCGCGCCAGCGCGGCAAAGCTTGCAAGCGGGGCAGCGCGGCCGGCGCGGTTTTACACGGCGCCGCCGCGGACCATCCCGGGCCCTGAGCAAACCTCCGCGCGGGCGCGCAAGCGCCTGTCAGCGTGATGCCATGACGCCGCATGCCGCCAACCCGGCCCCGCTGATCCTGAATGTCGATGACCGCGAGGGGCCGCGCTACGTCAAGAGTCGCATCCTCCATCGCGGCGAGTATTCCGTGATCGAGGCCGCCACCGGCCATTCGGCGCTGTCGCTGGTGCGACAGCATGCGCCGGTGCTGGTGCTGCTGGCCGCACGCCTGCCCGATATCAGCGGGCTGGAAGTCTGCCGGCTGCTCAAGGCCGATCCACAGACCGCGCACACGCTGGTGCTGCTGACCTCGCCAGGGCTGGCGCAATCGCGCCAGCGCGTAGAGGCGCTGAACTGCGGCGCCGACGGCTACCTGGTCGAGCCTGCCGAGCCGGAAGAGGTGTTGTCGAGCATCCAGGCGCTGCTGCGGCTGCGCGGGGCAGAGGACGCCTATCACCGCACCTCGCGGGCACTGCATGAGCATGAAGACATGTTCCGCCAGGTGGCCGAATCGCTGGCCGACGTGGTGTGGATCCTCGACCCGGCCGAGCCCCGCCTGCTGTTCGCCAGCCCCTCGCTCGCCACGTTGTGCGGCCATAAGCCCGAGCAGCTGACGCAAGAGCCGCGCCGCTGCCTGGAGCGCGTGGCGCCGGCCGACCGTGCGCGCGTGGAAGCGGCGTTCGCCAGCATGCTGGGCGACGGCAGGCTGGACATCGAGTTCCGCCTTGCGCGCCCGGACGGCGAGCTGCGCGATATCCGCGCGCGCGCGTTCCCGGTACGCGGCGCGGAAGGCCAGCCGGGCGACGACCGCACGCCGCCGTTGCGCATTGCCGGCACCTGCCAGGACGTGACGCTGCAAAACCGTGCCGGCCGCGCGCTGCATGACGAGGAACGGCGCAAGGACCAGTTCCTGGCGATGCTGGCGCATGAACTGCGCAATCCGCTGGCGCCGCTGCGCAGCGCCGCGGACCTGTTGCAGCAGCTCTCGCCCTCGCGCGAGGACATGTTCCGCGCGCGCGACATCATCGGCCGGCAGCTGCACCACCTGACCCGGCTGGTGGACGAGCTGCTCGACATCTCGCGCTTCAACCAGGGCCGCATCACGCTGCGCGAGGACCTGGTGGAACTGCGCACCGCGCTCAATACCGCGGTGGAAGCCGTGCGCCCCACGATGGACGCCTGCGGCCATACGCTGCGCCTGTCGCTGCCCGAGCAGCCCCTGCCGGTACGTGGCGACCTGGTGCGCCTGGCGCAGATCTTCAGCAACCTGCTGCAGAACGCCGCGGCCTACACGCCCGCCGGCGGCCAGATCGTCGTCGATGCCAGTCTCGAGGACGGCGCGGCGAACACCGCGCCCGATGCCGCGTCCGGCGCCCGCGTCACCGTGCGCGTGCGCGACAACGGCGCCGGCCTGTCCGAGGCACTGCAGCGGCAGCTGTTCGATCCGCTGGCCGCGCGCGACGACGGCACCCAGCCCGAACCGCCGCGCAGCGCGATCCAGCAGGACGGTCCCGGCATCGGCCTGACGCTGGTGCAAAAGCTGGTGCGGCTACATGGCGGCACCATCCGCGCCGACAGCCCCGGCCCCGGACAGGGCAGCACCTTCACCGTGACGCTGCCGGTAGAGCCGTGGCAGAAGTGGCACCCAGGCTCCGGCCGCACCGCGCCGCACCGCGGCGTGCCGCGCCGGATCATGGTGGTGGACGATAACCCTGACGCGCTCGAGGCCATGATGATGACGCTGCAGACACTTGGCCATACGGTGGTGACCGCCGCCGACGGCCCCAGCGCGCTGGCGCGCGCCACCGATGCCCGGCCGGAGGTGGTGCTGCTGGACCTGGGCATGCCCGCCATGGACGGCTTCGAGACCGCGCGCCGCCTGCGCGCGCTGCCCGAGATGCGCGGCGCCACGCTGGTGGCGCTGACCGGCTTCGGCCAGCCCGAGGACCGCCGCCGCGCGCTGGAAGCCGGCTTCGACCAGCACCTGGTCAAGCCGGCCGACCTGGACGCGCTGACACGGCTGCTGGATGCACTCAGCGCGGACCATTCCTAGCGCGATGCCGATGCCAGCCGCCGCTCCCATCCACCCTTGAACAAGGAAGCTCCGTGCATACCACGCCCGATCCCGACATCCCGCCGCGCAAGCCTGAAACCCCGCCGCCGGAACCTCCGCCGGGCCCGCCCGAACCAGTGGCAGACCCGCCTCCGGGCGATCTGCCGCCACCGCCGCCGCAACGTGCCCGTGCGGCTGGCAAAGGAGCCCTCACGTGTCACGCATCATCTGGAAAGGCGCCATAACCTTTGGCCTGG harbors:
- a CDS encoding sigma-54-dependent transcriptional regulator, which produces MPHILIVDDDENACAALAEIVAMEGFSSATAGTLREARLQIGWRMPEAIVADLRLPDGNGMELFDEVGASGVEVILTTGYASVESAVEALRAGATDYLVKPINVARLQTVLRRLATTGELRAEIHSLRGELRRYGRFGRLMGSSEVMQVVYDQLARVAPTEATVLLIGESGTGKELAAQTVHELSSRRRQPFLAVNCGAISPTLIESEMFGHERGSFTGADRQHKGYFERADGGTLFLDEITEMPAELQVKLLRVLETGTFMRVGTNRECHADVRVLAATNRNPEDAVADGKLRADLFHRLNVFPVELPPLRARGDDVIQIANLMLDQLNAEQGTQRRFAPNVLDSLRLHAWPGNVRELRNFVQRAFIMSDDDLITEVQVPLQVAATQAPGAAVVSVPVGMSLADADRQLIFATLEQCAGVKKHAAEILGISLKTLYNRLEDYAARGELPEWLRASRNDTGSSATG
- a CDS encoding sigma-54 interaction domain-containing protein gives rise to the protein MPVTASTSRRSNAALSGQPASHAASTSEPAREPAPRRAIPSQVSLLWESASPAMQRLLAQIERVAPTDVTMLAVGESGSGKEVVARAVHERSARRNGPFIAVNCGAIQPTLIESELFGHEKGGFTGAIEQKAGYFEQAHGGTLFLDEVTEMPLEMQIKLLRVLEGRTFHRVGGDTPIATDVRILAATNRDPVEAARAGQLREDLLYRLAVFPLHIPPLRERPDDIVPLARHFLAEYNAMERTDKAFSAASLERLVRYDWPGNVRELKNAVYRAFILADKVVEIGNPNLATQPPRPTTVDGVVSVRVGTTLADTQREIIMATLARFDGDKRQAARALGISLKTLYNRLDAYRSL
- a CDS encoding ATP-binding protein translates to MSEPHAAKGIRTSLVGEPDCTLADDAGLLLAAQYRRLLDAVEDCAVFETDAHGCIAMWPDAARRVFGYSAEEITGRHFSCLHRPDDVAAGLPQQWLQAAALGGSARDQGWRVRRDGSLLQASCLMRAIGAADGPDVAARHGDASSVESAAGQAAGFIVSCRDITVQQAASEHARLADTRMRLLAENLPGTAVCELDLDGTIRSWNVGAQALAGYVEAEAVGQPLALLYSRQDAAAGRDRAALEAARACGQWAGEERVARKDGSVVRCHTRMVLVRDAAGCPTSLLWTVRDLSDALRLEMLEAGSRRLQSFLAILAHELRNPLAAVRNAVEVIELTPDADTRVRRCAGIIDRQLHQLERLVNDLLDVGRVTAGKLKMELTPTSYNDVVTTSIEAIRPVLEAAGQRLVLALPASSPYVRADAARLGQVLLNLLSNAVKYTPRGGIVSVHVSVESARVITAVSDTGRGLAPAALDRIFDLFAQEAGAGSRGGLGIGLALAKAVVEAHGGAIQADSGGAGKGSTFTVILPRASARRREAGTPPPGPVPRRRVLVVDDNADSADSMAELLGLLGHEARAAHGGQQALDLVAEFRPDCVLLDLEMPDMSGFEVLPALRQACAPRAVQFLALTGRCTAEDQRRSELAGFHAYLTKPLAIEALSRALAAPLPYKER
- a CDS encoding SDR family oxidoreductase, which translates into the protein MKPTLKNIGSQVIVLTGASSGVGLVTARKAAQQGARLVLVARSEGSLHQLAEELRDHGNEVITVVADVGKHEEVGKVAQAAIERFGGFDTWINNAGVTIFGRHCDVPLEDQRRLFDTNYWGTVHGSLAAAAHLREHGGAIINMGSEAADGPLPLQSAYAASQHAIKGFTDSLRLELEQEQAPVSVTLIKPAGLETPLAMHAKNFLDVEPRMPPPLYDPALAADAILFAAANPRRELFVGAAAKAFSAAAYHAPHTFDRFMRRFMGRAQQTHHPAGPLEDNALYGSGSGLQERSGSHNALHSCPYTTTARHPMLATALVVGASAAVAAVYQLRHKR
- the ligD gene encoding DNA ligase D, encoding MAKTTRPTAPKDPGKRRAAAKGAGKPTGKRASTARPAARGAPAAKAAPAALDKYRRMRDFGATPEPSGAARTRGKVHKRAGELSFVIQKHAARRLHYDFRLELGGALKSWAVPKGPSLDPADKRMAIHVEDHPLDYAGFEGVIPAGHYGAGTVIVWDRGTWLPVGDAEAGYRAGKLKFELRGEKLHGHWTLVRMHGSRQKEQDAWLLIKERDETAVPASEFDVVEALPDSVLGGTQRKPAAKRAKSAQPPDEAAPDAHGTAKSLKPPRGAPRAALPLALAPQLATLVEQPPSDAQAWRYEIKFDGYRLLARIDGKDVRLFTRQGNDWTSKLRALARDVGTLGLPDGWLDGEIVVLGKHGATDFQALQNAFDTARVEGIQYFVFDLPYFAGHDLRKVPLVERRALLRRIFAHNTSPRLQFSEDFEAGPADMLEAACRMKLEGVIGKRADAAYVSARTSTWIKLKCTLRQEFVVAGFTDPKGSRAGIGSLLLGVHDSGGRLRYAGNVGTGFDARTLGALRTQLDALRADSAPFENVPAGVKGHWVRPKLVAEVSFGSWTREGRVRHAVFHGLRTDKPARAVSVERPATPAANGKPAATTAKHAGTRPKAAAKRTTAAGGKVAISHAERVIDTASGLTKGDLVRYYERAAPLILPHLRGRPIAMVRAPSGVGGEQFFQRHSDTLRVDGLNVLDPGLWPGHPALLEIASAEALVAAAQLNVVEFHTWNAGKRSIERPNRIVFDLDPGEGVPWPQMQEAAALMKALLDELGLASFLKTSGGKGLHVVVPITPRAGWDEVKAFAHDAVRHVAATVPQRFVAKSGPSNRVGKIFIDYLRNGIGATTVAAFSARARPGLGVSMPVWWEELDSLQGAAQWTVANAGPRLDAVAADDPWADYAETRQAITRAAARLARAR
- a CDS encoding response regulator; the encoded protein is MTPHAANPAPLILNVDDREGPRYVKSRILHRGEYSVIEAATGHSALSLVRQHAPVLVLLAARLPDISGLEVCRLLKADPQTAHTLVLLTSPGLAQSRQRVEALNCGADGYLVEPAEPEEVLSSIQALLRLRGAEDAYHRTSRALHEHEDMFRQVAESLADVVWILDPAEPRLLFASPSLATLCGHKPEQLTQEPRRCLERVAPADRARVEAAFASMLGDGRLDIEFRLARPDGELRDIRARAFPVRGAEGQPGDDRTPPLRIAGTCQDVTLQNRAGRALHDEERRKDQFLAMLAHELRNPLAPLRSAADLLQQLSPSREDMFRARDIIGRQLHHLTRLVDELLDISRFNQGRITLREDLVELRTALNTAVEAVRPTMDACGHTLRLSLPEQPLPVRGDLVRLAQIFSNLLQNAAAYTPAGGQIVVDASLEDGAANTAPDAASGARVTVRVRDNGAGLSEALQRQLFDPLAARDDGTQPEPPRSAIQQDGPGIGLTLVQKLVRLHGGTIRADSPGPGQGSTFTVTLPVEPWQKWHPGSGRTAPHRGVPRRIMVVDDNPDALEAMMMTLQTLGHTVVTAADGPSALARATDARPEVVLLDLGMPAMDGFETARRLRALPEMRGATLVALTGFGQPEDRRRALEAGFDQHLVKPADLDALTRLLDALSADHS